A genomic segment from Andrena cerasifolii isolate SP2316 chromosome 7, iyAndCera1_principal, whole genome shotgun sequence encodes:
- the Phm gene encoding peptidylglycine-alpha-hydroxylating monooxygenase produces MKGTFTLVTCILLAAVFTFTESNSVKKYALLMPNVRPYREELYLCTPVKVDPSQNYYVIGFEPNATMDIAHHILLYGCGKPGSSKPVWDCGEMGHHTSKSDDAMVPCAEESQILYAWARDAPMLILPEGVGFKVGGDSSIKYLVLQVHYAHIDKFKDGRTDDSGVFLHYTLRPLNKLAGVFLLGTSGAIPPMRTTYMETACMIKENKTIHPIAYRTHTHSLGKVVSGYLVKPDYTWIELGKRDPLTPQMFYPVHNKVTAGQGDQIAARCTMQSTRNSWTYIGATKADEMCNFYLMYYVENDEPLAMKYCFTYGPPNYYWKDAGLFNIPDIEASSL; encoded by the exons ATGAAAGGAACATTTACGTTAGTGACTTGTATTTTACTGGCAGCTGTATTCACGTTTACAGAGAGTAACAGCGTGAAAAAGTACGCGCTACTTATGCCAAATGTTAGACCATACAGG GAAGAACTGTATTTATGTACTCCTGTTAAAGTAGATCCCTCCCAAAACTACTATGTGATAGGTTTTGAACCGAATGCAACCATGGACATTGCTCACCATATACTTTTGTATGGTTGTGGCAAACCGGGTAGTTCAAAACCAGTATGGGATTGCGGAGAAATGGGGCACCATACCAGCAAGAGTGACGATGCAATGGTTCCTTGTGCAGAGGAATCGCAG ATACTGTATGCTTGGGCCAGGGACGCGCCGATGTTAATATTACCGGAAGGAGTAGGCTTTAAAGTTGGCGGGGACTCTTCGATTAAGTATTTAGTTCTACAGGTTCATTACGCCCATATCGATAAGTTTAAAGATGGCAGAACGGATGATTCTGGTGTATTTCTTCATTACACTTTGCGTCCGTTAAATAAATTGGCCGGTGTGTTTCTTCTGGGAACTTCGGGTGCTATACCACCTATGCGTACAACGTATATGGAAACAGCCTGTATGATAAAAGAGAACAAAACCATTCATCCTATCGCGTATAGAACGCATACGCACTCGCTTGGAAAAGTAGTGTCTGGGTATTTGGTAAAGCCAGATTACACATGGATAGAACTGGGCAAAAGGGATCCTCTAACTCCTCAAATGTTTTATCCTGTACACAACAAGGTGACAGCTGGGCAAGGAGATCAAATAGCGGCTCGGTGTACTATGCAGAGTACACGCAACAGCTGGACATACATAGGTGCAACTAAGGCAGACGAAATGTGCAATTTCTATTTAATGTACTACGTCGAAAATGACGAACCATTGGCCATGAAATACTGTTTCACTTACGGCCCTCCTAATTATTATTGGAAAGATGCTGGACTTTTTAACATTCCTGATATAGAGGCATCTAGTTTATAG